A stretch of DNA from Cannabis sativa cultivar Pink pepper isolate KNU-18-1 chromosome X, ASM2916894v1, whole genome shotgun sequence:
AAGTACCAAAGTTCAAACCAtaatataatttgatataagcaTCAAATCCATTTCTTGTcaagaaaatcaaatattaaaaatggGATCAAGAACAGCAAAATAAAGTGAACCACTAACTCTCCAATTTTAACTGATAACTAAAACAAGCGCCCAGAAAGAAATGAAGAAACAACACAAAATCCTCGAATGCCACATGTCACAACTAAAGGCCAGGGAATAAATGGAGAAGCAAGAAAACGAATTTgaagccaactaaaattctatTATAGTGAATCGCAATTTCTACCGCATTCAAAAACATGAACAGCATACACAACAACGCTGCACCTTAGGCTATTCCCTCGGATCAATAACCCAAATTTTGCTTTCACATCAAAAACAAAACATCTAAGATTAATGTGCTGAAAAAAGCTTTCACATCAAAATATTACTGTTATTTTCTTGTAGATCAGATTAATAATTATTCAAGTCCCCTGATTACTATAGTCGACCCAATCCATTTGGATTAAATAGTATTGATTACTGCCTGGATATACTAAGCGAATTTCTTACCCAAAGAAACTTTATTTGctattaaatttagaatagGAGAATAAAAACAAGCATTACAGGGATATACATGAGTTTTTGGGTAATCATTTTGAATCCCATTTTCTAGTTAATTGGTCATACAGAGTAGTAATTGCAAGTTAACTTTTACCTAAACATCTAGTTTAAAATCCTACTCACAACTCAAGAACTAATACCAAGAAGATGTAAACATGTTTAACTTCTTACTAAAAGGAAAATAGAGGGCTCACTTACAAAATCCTATCTGGATGAAAGCCTTTGGTGCAAGTCCTCAGCCAATGCCTGCCTCAAGCTCTCACCAAAGTAATAAAACGACTTCTCGCTGTCTAGCACCCTGGGCGGGCCTCCATTCTCATCAGGCTCCTTCCAAAGCTCTGGTTCCGGCTCTTTGGCAATCTGACACAAATTATGCAAAACACAACAAGCCACAATTGTCTGCGGGGCATGATTAAGATCAACGTTCAAGTCCTGAAGAATCTTCCATCTCCCTTTGAGCAACCCAATTGCATCAACTACCACAGACCGGCCTTTCATAAGCATCCCATCAAACAAGTTCTGCGCTGGGGTGCCCATCCCATTGGGTGAAAATGGCGTCAGTAAGAAAGGCATCATGGGATAGCACCAGTCCCCAACGATGTATGGTCGAACAGGATGACCTAGGACATTAATAGCCTTGTCCCAAACAATGTCGCCTGAAGTCAGTCGATTATATAGAAGACTGTCCCGAAAATGGGCAGCGTCGTCAGTCCCACCAGGAGCCTTAACGCAAACGTCCCAGAAGATTCTCTTATGGTCAGCCACCACCTGAAGTTGAACAGAGTGATATCCATATCGGCATTTGTAATTACCAGACAAATTCTGGTCACGGGGAAGCTTATGAAGCTTAATTGGGCTCCCATCAATGGCACCACACATGTTGGGAAGCGAAGTCAGCTCTTCAAAAGCTTGAGTAGTCTCAATAAGCCGGCGGCGGCTCACTGGGATCTTGATAAATTCTGGGTAGAGCTTGGTAGCAAGTAGGCGAGTAACCATGTTAGTGATCTTGGAAACAAGATAGGGGTCAAGAGAATACCTAGCAGCAACGGTTTTTGCGGACCAGCCATGGGAGAGGCGAGAAAGCACCATGGCGACGGCGTAATCAGAAGGAAGTGAGAGATTGGAGAGAGCGATATGGGGCTTGAGCTTCTCAACAACGGTGATGAAGACAGGGTAGGAGAGGCCGTACATTGAACGCCACTGGGCATCTCGGAGAGGGGCCTCAAGGGACCAGATGTGCTCGGTGGAGAGGGCTCGAAAGGCGGAGACAGAGTAGTCTGAGGCAGAAGATTTTCCGGCAGAGGAAGAGGGAGGGCGATTAGCGGAGGACCTGGCGGGGGAGGGGCGAGAGGAGGCGATGTAGGAGAGGACAGAGGCGATGGTGAAAAAGAGGAGTGGAGCTGCGGAGGAAGAGGTGAGGAGGGAAGTtggggaggaagaagaagaagaagcggcGGAGGCGGAGGTGGGTGAGGAGAGAGAATCGGAGAGCAAAGAAGTTGTTGGGTCGAGGGAGTTCTGGAGATGTAGGAGATTCGAGAGCATGAGTAGGAAGGGCTGATCCATCTTCTTCGAGATTTTTGAATCCCAAGACAGATGAGAGATTGATTTGTAAGGGCCCCTGGGTGGAGGCGGAGATCAGACTCAGGTCGCCACCGGAAAACGAAAACagacttttcttttcttctctttgtgCGCTGGTTAAGGCTCACCAGGGTTTGTAAATTGGGTCAACCCAATCACAGCTCCGGCGGCCGGATCCGCTcacattaatttaaatatatatgtggagaaataaaaagggattttttaccaatttatatttataaccTAAAAAGCGAAAATAAACGTAAAAGtttctatttacaaaaataccggcCATAAAAAAATAGAGGAGAGACCTCCTTTTTCGTGATCCAGCTGAGAAACCCCAAACAACCTAATctcaaccattttctttcaaaaactaGGGAAATCAGATCTGAAAAAAATGTAGATCTCAAGGAAAAACCACTCAAGTCCCGAAAAATCCAAATACAAAaacggaaaaaaaaaaaaaaaaaaaaaaaagtattcaaCCTCCATTGTTGTACAAAAAACGCGAAAACAACATACATTCAAAAGCCCAACGCGTTTAGAGGAGAAGAATCGAAGAGAAGGATATCTGGAAATCATTGAAACTCACCCATGATCGAATCAGAGAAAGAATTTAAGGTAATACAATTTCTTCATGAACATCTTCCTATCTtttattctatataattgagaatgTGTTATAAATTGAGGAAAACATGAATAAATTGAAATGATAACGAAATTTTGGTAAATctgaacaaaaaaacaaaaacagtttgcataaaaaaaatattaatacatataattatatGCTACAGAGAATTAATCTGTAAACATTTGTTTATAAGTTGTTTTCCAGTAAAATAATTGTTGTTTGGGATCTGCAAACAAGTAATGTTGAATTTATTCTATTAATTATTGAATTCTTCAAAATAGTTGTTTAATAGTTGATTTGACAGATAAAAATAGTCGTCCAGATCGAAATGTTGTTGCTGAAAAGAGttgtttattagttttttttttcagactgaaatagttgtttgcaacttctgaaactaaaataaataattaatttacattaTTTCAGGACACGGAACCATTACAAATTTTGGTACAGAGCAATGGGCATTGGGATGACAACAAAAACTATGTTGAATATGAATCAAGTGGAGAATTAATTTCCAGCAAATGCACTTTTGATAAACTAGTGAAAATAATGATGGAAGAACTCCAATGCAACCCTGGAACAACACAGATACAACTAAAATATCAACTGAAAGAAGGAGGCCAACCACTACAaatcaaggatgacaaaagtctGCTGCTCTACATAAAGCTATTAAGCAAAGAGGTTGATTTCACACGGTACTCATTGTGTGTGAACAAAATCAGCAACACAGTAACACCTAACCAAACAATAGTGTGCAACAATATGATGATGGCATCATATGACAACAACTCAGCATAGGCAGATTTGCAGCAACCTGGAAACAACCCGGCAACAACTTCCAAGCAACAACTATCTGCACACACAATTGGATCAGTTCAAGATGATGCATTTTTCTAGAAATAGGGACTGTGACATCAGAGTCAACCATACAACAACTAGAAaacaacagagaaaaaactacaAGAGTAGATGAATATTTCGACTTCACCGACTACGCAAAGCTTGTGGCTGCAGAAATGGTACAACAACTTAAAACAaccaggaagaagaagaaaaagacaaCACATAAATGAATATCATCACTGACAAACGACATGAAACAATAGAAAAAGGACAAATTTAAAAGGACAAAAATACATTGATAAGTACCCTATGCTACTTTGCAATTAAGAAAACACTTCAATACAAAGTAGCGAAATCTTGCACAAAAGAATACAACATAGTATGTTTGGACACAAACTGCAAATGGAGTTTAAAGGCTTCAAAAAATGGAAACACAGAAACATTCATAATAAGGAGCTACCAAGAAGAACACACATGTGCGGTTCCAATAAGATTTGGAGATCAACTACAAGCTACAACAAAGTTGATAGCAGATTTCGTAAAACCAAAGTTCTTGAACTTGAAAACAAAGTGCAGCCCAGCAGACATAAAGGGAGAAATGAAAGACAAATACGAAATAAAGATGAATTACATGAAAGCATGGCGTAGTAAAGAGCGAGCACAAACTTAGCTACATGGAAATGCTAAAGAGTCATACAATCTCTTGCCAAGATACCTGTCCATGCTACATAAAACAAATccaggtaattttttttttcaaatatatttgTTGAGCTAAAAACGTTGTTTTTACGTTGCTAACGGTTGCTAAAAAATATTGTTTGATTGAAATTCAGGAACGATAATTGACATAGAGAAACAAGATGATCATAGTTTCAAATATGCATTTGTTGCATTGAATGCTGCTATTAAAGGTTGGTCAAACTGCAAACCAATCATCGTTGTTGACGGTACATTCCTAAAGGCTGCGTATGGAGGCACGTTGCTCACTGCCAACACACAAAATGCAGAATCGAAAATATTTCCACTTGCATACGTCATAGTTGATTCTGAGAACGATAAATCATGGGAGtggttcttcaaaaaaaaaaaaaaaagaagcattTGGGGTTCGAGAAGATCAATGCCTAATATCAGACAAACATGAAAGCATCATCAAAGCAACAAGAAAAGTGTTCCCTGAAATAACACGTGGCTACTGCATCTTCCATCTCTTGTCAAACttgaaaacaaaattaaaaaaaaaaaatgcaaagcaTTTCAAAGGTCCATTCTTTGCAGCCGCAAAAGCTTACACAGAAATAGAGTTTGAATTTCATATGAGGGAACTAGACAACTTAGATAAGCGCATAAGAGCGTATCTGGAACAAATTGGCCATGGGAAATGGTCAAGATATCATTCAAAAAATAACAGgtaaaacaataaaaagtaGAACATGTTTTGCAGTTTCTGATATATAAAACGTTGTATTTGGGTTGTTTTAGTGTTGCATAtcagttgtattaaaaaatagaACGATGATACAAACTGTTTAAATGATAGGTACTCTACTATGGCATCTAACATAGCTGAAGCACTGAACTCACCAAATTTAGCAGCAAGGGAAACACCAGTGACAACATTAATGGAGTGCTTGAGGGCACAAATGCAAGAGTGGACATACAATAATAGAAAGGAGGCACAAAAATGCACAACAAGGCTGACACCATCATTTGAGAAAAAAATCATAGGTAACTATGTACAGTCATTGCGATTAATAGTAAGTTGAATTTATTGGTCGCATCCAGTAAACTAAAAGAGTTATTTTTCCatagttttttggttgttttaaagttgcttcaaaaaaaaatgcaaGTGAAACTAGCAAATCAAAACCTATTTGAGGTGATAGATGAAGACAGAACAAGAATAGTAAACTTGAAGGACAAGACATGCACATGCAACAGATTTCAAAAATGATGAAATGCCATGTAACCATGCAGTTGCCGTCATGAAGGACTTGAACAATAAACACATACAACTACTGTGCGCACTATTACACATCAAAAGCATGACTGCAAACATATGAAGAGATAGTATACGCAGTTGGAAACCTTAGAGAATGGGAACTACTAGATTTTTTTGAACACATCATAGTGTTGCCTCCAAAAGAAAGAATCAAGTCTGGAAGGCCGAGGAAAAGAAGAATGGCAGCAGCTTGGGaaacaaagaaacaaaataAGTGTGGCAAGTGTGAACAAAAGGGACATAACAAAAAAACCTGCAGAAGAATTACAGCATAGAAGTACAAACAACTATTCAGGAACTAAAAAATTACTATACTGAAACATTTAGATAAACATACAGATTATTTTTATTGGTTGTTTcgttatttttaattgaaactTTTTATATAGTGAGAGTTTTTTGAACATATTGTTAAGAGAGAATGGATATTACGATCATTAATATACAAATGacataaatattatagttaaataattaaatgtttgCATGATCAATTAAAAGCAAGTTGAAATTAAGTTGTaccaaaaaatattacataagcATTTAAAATGCAAGGTTCGTTGTTTATATGATAGTTGTAATTAGGTTGTTAATGAGATACTTTCGTgggttaaaataaatatatcaactaaaaatcaaaaactagttacaaaataaaaccaattaccataaaaaaaaaacacttgatAGAAACAACAACTTGTCTATGATTGTCAACATAATctgattataaaaataacaaaatctaaataaaaattacttttgCCAAAAACAACAAAgacataactaaaataaattcttCTTTGGACCCTTTAGACGAGCCTCATCTTCATTATCAATAAAATTCACTTCTTTCATGTGAGCATACTTGAAGAACAACATAACAAGCCTGTCACGGTGTCTCAACATCAAATATGGGAGGAATTGGTTTCATATCAATGAAGTATTCAACAAACGATGCCACGAAACAACCAGAGTCACTGGAAAACAACCCAAAAACaacatcagaaaaaaaaaacaaaaaacaaaaaaaacaaaaaaaaggaaaatacctataaataaacaaaacaacACTTGAAAATATAAACTATAAACAACTTACTTCGAGGTTTGTTGAGGTAAACTATCAACCTTAACAACATCGAAAGGGTCTAAAGAAATCGGTTTGTTATCCTTTTTGAACTCATCAAACAAAGCAAAAAAGTGGggcaacaacaataaaaatggCTGACAAGCTTTGATAGCGGCACTATCTTTCATAGCAATCGACAAAGAGTTGTACATATACATACGCCTTTCCTCAATATTCAAGCAACCAAGAATCCAATGTGATTCCGACTCCATATGGATGATAAACAAAATATGATCTCACAAATGCCAAGGGGAACCACATAATATTTTTCTACCTCTAATATAATTATCAATGGCATGCTGAGCAGTTATCAAAGAATGATCTTTTTTCTTTGCAACAAATTTTTCATACAATGCATGAATGGTTTTGTATAATAAGCAATCAGTGGTTGTGAACTTAACCTTCGATTCCTTTGTATACTTTTCTTACGTAaatagtaaaaaataatatccaaatggtaaacaataaaaaaattacacatgtCAAAAATTCAGAAAACAAAGAATatatcaacaacaaaaaaacataatCAAGAAAACTATCTACTgacaatttttcaaaaagtaataaaaaattaaaataataaacttaCAGAATTAGTTAAATATTGGCCAGGATATGCGAGCTTATGGAACCACATCTTGGATGTAACATCTTCCACGCCAAAACAAAAAGGTGGAACAATCTTATCCTTGTCCTTCAAGTAAACCTTGTCCTTATCATGGCTAAAagatagaagaaaaaaaatataaatagtaagttaaaaaaacaaaacataaaacacaacaaaaatgataaaataaaacacatacTGATCTTTCTTTGATCACCGACCTTCACCAAGCCACAAGTCAAAATCATTCTCGTCTTTATGGTCTACATCTTCTCCAATTTTATCATCAAGAGGACACAA
This window harbors:
- the LOC133028913 gene encoding protein ANTAGONIST OF LIKE HETEROCHROMATIN PROTEIN 1-like; this translates as MDQPFLLMLSNLLHLQNSLDPTTSLLSDSLSSPTSASAASSSSSSPTSLLTSSSAAPLLFFTIASVLSYIASSRPSPARSSANRPPSSSAGKSSASDYSVSAFRALSTEHIWSLEAPLRDAQWRSMYGLSYPVFITVVEKLKPHIALSNLSLPSDYAVAMVLSRLSHGWSAKTVAARYSLDPYLVSKITNMVTRLLATKLYPEFIKIPVSRRRLIETTQAFEELTSLPNMCGAIDGSPIKLHKLPRDQNLSGNYKCRYGYHSVQLQVVADHKRIFWDVCVKAPGGTDDAAHFRDSLLYNRLTSGDIVWDKAINVLGHPVRPYIVGDWCYPMMPFLLTPFSPNGMGTPAQNLFDGMLMKGRSVVVDAIGLLKGRWKILQDLNVDLNHAPQTIVACCVLHNLCQIAKEPEPELWKEPDENGGPPRVLDSEKSFYYFGESLRQALAEDLHQRLSSR